The DNA region GGCGGTGTCGGCCACCGTCCAGCCCAGAGGACCGTAATGGTCCATGGTGTGCGAAAGCGGGGTCGCGCCGTACCCGGACACACTGCCGTAGGTCGGCTTCAGTCCGACGGTCCCGCAGTGGAACGCCGGGCCGCGGATCGAACCGGCGGTGTCCGACCCGAACGCGACCCGTGTGAACCCCGCCGCCACGGCGACCCCCGCCCCGGACGACGAACCACTGGGGATGTGCTCACGGTTCCACGGGTTCCGCGCCGGAGGGAAAGGCAGATCGGTGCTCGGGCCGCCGAGCGCGAACTCGTACGTGGCCAGCTTGCCCAGGAGCACGGCGCCGCCGTCCCGCAGCCGGGCCTCCACGGCGCTGTCCTCGGTGGCGACGTCCGAGACCGTCAGCCGCGAGTGATTGGTGGTGGGAAGGCCCTCGGCCGCGAAGATGTCCTTCAGCGCGTACGGGATCCCGTGCAGGGGGCCTCGGTCGACGCCGTCCCGCAGTTCCTCGTCGGCCCGCGCCGCGCGCTTCAGCGCGAGGTCCCGGGTGACCAGGACGAAGGAGTGCAGCACCGGGTCGTACGCGTCGATCAGGCTCAACGCGTGCTCCACCAGTTCCACCGAGGTGAGCGTCCCGGCGCGCAGCCGTGCTCCGGCCTCCGCGACGGGCAGCCCGGCGGGACCGTCGGCCCCGGGGGCCTCGCTGTCAGACATCCATGTTCTCCACTTCGCGCAGCAACTCCGTCGACGCCCGTAGCGAGCGGTATCCGGCCAGCACTCCGGGGGCCAGGTCCGGCGGCATCTCGATGCCGAGCCGTCCGAGGGCGGCGGCGAACTCCCGGCCCACGGCATCGGTGTCGGTGCCGATACCGGTGGCGGTGTCCATCGCGGCAGCGGACCCGGACGCGGTCACGGTCGCGCTGTCCACCGGGCGCTCGGTCACACCAGGGCCGTACGACCGATCGGCGGCCACCAGACGGGCGCAGGTGATCAGGTCCAGCGAGGCGTGGCCGGTGGAGCTGAAGACGGTCGGCCGGCCGTCGAGCCCGGTGTGCCCGCCGCTCTCCAGGGACTCCAGGTCGATCGCCGTACGGTGGATCTCACCCGCCTCGGCGACGGCGGTCCCGATGTCCTCGACGACCAGCGTGGCGGAGGCCAGAAGCGCGCGCGGCAGCTCCCGTGACCACGGGGTGTGCGCGCCCACGCAGTTGATGTGCACGTGCTCCGGCAGGTCCGCGGCGATCGGCAGCGGGAGCACGGACGTCGTCGCCGTGGAGACGATGTCCGCGCCCGAGGTGGCCTCCTCGGCCGACGCGCAGACCACGGCCCGTGCCCGGCCCTCGGCCAGGACGCGTGCGCGCAGCGCCTCGGCGTGCGCGGGCGTGCGGGAGTGGATCCGTACGTGGGTGATCTCCCGAACAGCCGAGACACCGAGGTACTGCTGCCAGGCCTGCACCCCGGATCCGACGATGCCGAGGACGGTGCTGGAGCGGGCCGCGCAGCGGTCGGTGACGACGGCCGTCACGGCGGCGCACTTGAGGTTGGTGACGATCGCGCCGTCCAGCACCCCGAGGAGTTCCCCGGTCGTCGTGGAGAACACGGAGACCACGGACGTCACGGTCGGCCCCGGCCCGTCGCCGATGGTGGCGGTCTTGTTGACGCAGAGCGCCAGATCGGCGGAGACGGCGGGCATGGACAGGAACCTGACACCGCTTCCGTCCTCGACGACCTGCCGCATCGGTACGGTCATCCGCCCCACCGCGCCACCGCGCAGGGCCTGCCGCATCAGCCGGGCCACGGCGACGACGTCGGTTGCCGGGCGAGGCCGGCCGGCGGGGGTCATCCGAGCCTCCCCAGCACGTCCAGCAGGTCGTCCGCGAACCGCTCGGTCAGCTCGGTCGGCATGTCGCCCCGCAGCATCATCCGTACGCCCGCCCGGCCCCGCGCCACGATCGGGAAGAACATCGCGGAGCAGTAGTAGCCACGCCGGTAGAGCTCGGTCGACAGCCGCACCGCACGGTCGTTGTCGCCGACGGTCACGAACTTGATGTGTGATCCGGTGCCCCGCAGTTCGTGTCCGCGCATCCGCTCGTCGAACAGCTCGACGTTCCGGTCGAGTTGGCGGCGGCGTCGGCCGAACTCCGGGCTCCGGTGCACCTCCAGGGCGCCCAGGGTCGTGCCGACCGCGGCGGTCCGCATCCCCTGCGACCAGGCCATCGGCCCGGACCGGTAGAGGAGTTCGAGGATCGCGCGGTCACCGACCATGGCGATGCCGCCCGTGCTGCCGAACGCCTTGGCGATCGAGGCGACGACGATCGTGCGGGGGCCGAGGACGTCGAACACCGTGCGCGCGTAGCCCTCGCCGCGTTCGCCCACCGCCGACACCGCGTGCGAGTCGTCGAGGTAGACGAACATGCCGTAGCGGTCCTGGAGGTCCTTGATCCCCTCCAGGTCGGCCAGCCCGCCGGTCGAGTAGACGCCTTCGCCGACGTAGGCCACCCTCGGGTACCGCTTGCAGACGTCCTCCAGGTACCGCATGTCGTTGTGGGGGCAGGTCAGCACCAGCGTCTCGTCGGCGAGGACCGGCTTGAGGAAGTTCATGGAGAAGTGCGCGAACCGGTCGAGGACCACCACGAGCGGATCGGAGCCGGTCAGATGGCCGGAGGCCAGCAGAGGCAGGATCGCCGCGCTCAGCGCGCCGCAGGACACCGACGGCAGGACATGGGTGCCGAAGTGCTCGGCAAGCTCCTCCTCCAGCCGCTCCGTGATCCCCAGACGGATGCGGAACTCGCCCATGGACAGTCCGGTGATCCGCTCCTCGGCCAGTGCCGCGCGCCCCGCCTCGACGACCGTGGGGTGGCTGTTGAGCCCCAGGTACGAGCAGGACGACAGATTGGCGAACTCGTGCCCGGTCCGGATGTCACGCAGCCGGTTCTGGCCTTCGGCCGCGTCGACCACCAGGCCGAGCATCCCGTGGTCCCGGGACAGGCCCCACGCGGCCTCGGCGGCCGGGACCGACTTGGCGTTGTTGCGGTGGCGGTGCGGGCCCGTGACGTCCTCGCTCATCGGGCGCCCGCCGCCTGGGAGCGGAGCCAGTCCCCGAGCCGGGTGACGGCCTCGCGGGCCTTGGCCAGCCGGGCGTGGTGCAGATGCCACACGTGCACCATTCCGGGCCAGACCTCCAGCACGCCGGTGGACCCGGCACGGCGGAGTCCGGCCACGAACCGTTCCGCGTCACTGAGCAGGACCTCGCGGCTGCCCACCTGGACGAGCACCGGCGGCAGACCGGCGAGATCTCCGTACAGCGGGGACGCGTACGGGACGGTCGGCGCGGTTCCCGCCAGGTACGACCCGGTGACCAGGGCCACGACGTCCTCGCTGAGCATGGGGTCCTCGTCCGCCAGCGCGTGATGGCTCTCCCCGGTGCCGGCGAGGTCGGTCCACGGTGACACGCACGCCGCCGCGGCCGGCAGCGGCAGACCCTCGTCGCGGAGCCGGAGCAGCGTCGCGAGCACCAGGCCGCCGCCCGCCGAGTCGCCCGCGAAGACCACGTCGCAGGGGGCGACCCCCTCGGCGAGGAGGCTCCGGTGGGCGGCCACCGCGTCGTCGAGCGCAGCCGGGTAGGGGTGCTCGGGGGCCCGCCGGTAGTCCACGAAGAACATCCGGCAACGGGCGGCCCTGCCGATCTCCGACACCATCGCGCCGTGGCTGCGCAGCGATCCGTAGACGTAGCCGCCGCCATGGAGGAACAGCCCGGTCCGGGAGCCCTCCACGTCCGGCGGGGTCAGCAGATACCCGCCGTCGCGCACCTCGACCACGATGTCGTCGGCGATCGGCGTGCCCCAGGAGTCGTAGAACACCCGGGCCTCGTCGATGTCCGCGGGCCAGTCGTCCGCCGAGAGCGCCGTCAGGAGCTCCTCGAGCTCCACCCGGTCGCTCCTGGACATGACCGGTACACCGGTTGGGGTGGACGTCATCGCCGCGTCTCACCGCCCTGGGCGCCGACCGGGCCGATACCGCGGTGGTAGCGCTCGCGTGCGGCCTCGTCCGGCACCCGTGAGCCGGGCCGGGGGACCTCCAGGCCGTAGTGCCGGTACCACTTCGCCAGCTCGACGCCCTCGGCGAACTGGTACTCCAGGTGCCGGATCGGGCGGCGCGCGGGCTCGGCCGGGTCGGCGGCTCGGGGCTCGGAACCGGCGTGTGCCAGCCCGCCGTCCACCTCGTTCAGCAGGACGACCATCACCAGGTCGGCACTCAGGTCGACGTCCACCGCGCTCGCGTGCTCGGCCAGGATCCGCCCGGCGTGCTCCTCCTTGACCGCGACGTTGAAGCTGTGCGGCATCAGCTCGATCAGATCGGCCGGGGCCACTCCCGCGTCACGGCAGTAGGCGCGGGTGTCGCAGACGACGGGGACGCCGCCCTCGATGTTGGTGTTGGGGCCGTAGATGTTCCCGATGAACGGTGTGGCGGCGTCGAAGTGCACACACTTGGTCGTCAGGAACTCGCGCTCGGTGGTGTGGTCACCGTTCGGGGTGAAGTGGGTGTTCTTGTTGTATCCGTCCACGTCCATGCCGGCGATGCGGTCGTAGTCCATCGCCACGGGGCTGAACGGCGCGACGTCCACCCGCTCACCGAAGGCACGGAACAGCGACTCCAGATAGTCGCGGCCCACCGAGGCACCCCGCTCGTCGTGGACGTCCAGTCCGTGGTGCGTCAGCACGTCGGCCACGCCGCGGCAGACGGCGACGCCGGCCCCGGTGGTGAGGAGACGCACCAGCTCCGGGACGAGTGTGCCGTCGACGGCCCGCAGTCGTCCGTCGACCAGTTCGGTCCGGTGGGCTGAGACATCGATGATCGCGTCCTGCGAGAAGGTCATCACTGTGGTCCGTCGATTCCTCGGTGTGGGTGCTGGGCGGTTTCGGCGTCGGGCGCGTGGAGCTGGAGCATGCGCTGCGCCCGCAGTACGAACGGCGGGGCCAGTACGCGGTCCTTCTCGACCGCGAAGCCGTAGGGAGTGGCGGCGTAGTCCGCGACCACGCGCCGGTATTCGGCGATCTCGTCCGGGCCGACCGTGAACGTCTCGGCGATCACGTCGACCTGCCGGGGGTGGA from Streptomyces sp. NBC_01754 includes:
- a CDS encoding ornithine cyclodeaminase family protein, coding for MTPAGRPRPATDVVAVARLMRQALRGGAVGRMTVPMRQVVEDGSGVRFLSMPAVSADLALCVNKTATIGDGPGPTVTSVVSVFSTTTGELLGVLDGAIVTNLKCAAVTAVVTDRCAARSSTVLGIVGSGVQAWQQYLGVSAVREITHVRIHSRTPAHAEALRARVLAEGRARAVVCASAEEATSGADIVSTATTSVLPLPIAADLPEHVHINCVGAHTPWSRELPRALLASATLVVEDIGTAVAEAGEIHRTAIDLESLESGGHTGLDGRPTVFSSTGHASLDLITCARLVAADRSYGPGVTERPVDSATVTASGSAAAMDTATGIGTDTDAVGREFAAALGRLGIEMPPDLAPGVLAGYRSLRASTELLREVENMDV
- a CDS encoding aminotransferase class I/II-fold pyridoxal phosphate-dependent enzyme, producing the protein MSEDVTGPHRHRNNAKSVPAAEAAWGLSRDHGMLGLVVDAAEGQNRLRDIRTGHEFANLSSCSYLGLNSHPTVVEAGRAALAEERITGLSMGEFRIRLGITERLEEELAEHFGTHVLPSVSCGALSAAILPLLASGHLTGSDPLVVVLDRFAHFSMNFLKPVLADETLVLTCPHNDMRYLEDVCKRYPRVAYVGEGVYSTGGLADLEGIKDLQDRYGMFVYLDDSHAVSAVGERGEGYARTVFDVLGPRTIVVASIAKAFGSTGGIAMVGDRAILELLYRSGPMAWSQGMRTAAVGTTLGALEVHRSPEFGRRRRQLDRNVELFDERMRGHELRGTGSHIKFVTVGDNDRAVRLSTELYRRGYYCSAMFFPIVARGRAGVRMMLRGDMPTELTERFADDLLDVLGRLG
- a CDS encoding alpha/beta hydrolase, producing MTSTPTGVPVMSRSDRVELEELLTALSADDWPADIDEARVFYDSWGTPIADDIVVEVRDGGYLLTPPDVEGSRTGLFLHGGGYVYGSLRSHGAMVSEIGRAARCRMFFVDYRRAPEHPYPAALDDAVAAHRSLLAEGVAPCDVVFAGDSAGGGLVLATLLRLRDEGLPLPAAAACVSPWTDLAGTGESHHALADEDPMLSEDVVALVTGSYLAGTAPTVPYASPLYGDLAGLPPVLVQVGSREVLLSDAERFVAGLRRAGSTGVLEVWPGMVHVWHLHHARLAKAREAVTRLGDWLRSQAAGAR